Proteins encoded within one genomic window of Equus caballus isolate H_3958 breed thoroughbred chromosome 20, TB-T2T, whole genome shotgun sequence:
- the RREB1 gene encoding ras-responsive element-binding protein 1 isoform X6 yields MSFSISVYSHMKIHEKDPNSATAAAPPSPLKRRRLSSKRKLSHDADSEKEDPAPAKKMVEDGQSGDLEKKADEVFHCPVCFKEFVCKYGLETHMETHSDNPLRCDICCVTFRTHRGLLRHNALVHKQLPRDAMGRPFIQNNPSIPAGLHDLGFTDFSCRKFPRISQAWCETNLRRCISEQHRFVCDTCDKAFPMLSSLALHKQTHVAVDQGRERLQAKTLPGDILDQKVFLALLGLQHTKDVRPAPTEEPLPDDNQAIQLQTLKCQLPQDPGCTNMLSLSPFETASLGGSLTVLPATKESMKHLSLQPFQKGFIIQPDSSIVVKPISGESAIELADIQQILKMAASAPPQISLPPLSKAPATPLQAIFKHMPPLKPKPLVAPRTVVATSTPPPLINAQQASPGCISPSLPPPPLKLLKGSVEAASNAHLLQSKSGAQPNTAAQLFLQQPGVELPGQAEMKTQLEQDSIIEALLPLSMDAKIKQEITEGDLKAIMTGPGSKKTPAMRKVLYPCRFCNQVFAFSGVLRAHVRSHLGISPYQCNICDYIAADKAALIRHLRTHSGERPYICKICHYPFTVKANCERHLRKKHLKATRKDIEKNIEYVTSSAAEMVDAFCSPDTVCRLCGDDLKHYRALRIHMRTHCGRGLGGCPKGRKPFECKECSAAFSAKRNCVHHILKQHLHVPEHDIESYVLAAEGLGPAEAPAEASGRLEEGSGAFGERKPLATFLEPQNGFLHGGPTQPPPPHISVKLEPVSSLAVDFNEPLDFSQKGLALVQVKQENAASFLSPSSSAPYDCSMEPIDLSIPKNFRRGDKDTAAPGEAKKPEQESGSGEQPSPCPPPCPTLPVPVGPSGILDKPMAPAVGTSATTILETHTQPLQGSVQLAVPIYSSAVVNSSPLLSNSTLISSPALLRPLRPKPPLLLPKPSMTEELPPLASIAQIISSVSSAPTLLKTKVADPGPTSTGSNTTVSDSLGGTIPKAATAPTDTASPKESSDSPPAANSPEAASPTEQGPAGLSKKRGRKKGVRSRPQASSGGMDLDSSGEFASIEKMLATTDTNKFSPFLQTAEDDTQDEVAGAPAEHNGPSDEEQGSPPEDKLLRAKRNSYANCLQKINCPHCPRVFPWASSLQRHMLTHTDSQSDVEMLATGGEVLDLTSREKEQPTMEGTSEPSQVKEELPEEEVKAVDREEKAAEESQEQEEKPGVEETDEDADGPEEDTVSNKSLDLNLASKLMGFKLAEGDAGNVGSGGSTQQDQKHACDICGKSFKFLGTLSRHRKAHGREEPKEEGALPREGQELSRAAEGPLLIPTTSPPPEPEEKPAHTLAVEPPAEGEASSEASTEKQSEEVEGASDGEGTTEKKSSEKSDDDKKPKTDSPRSVASKADKRKKVCSVCNKRFWSLQDLTRHMRSHTGERPYKCQTCERTFTLKHSLVRHQRVHQKARHAKHHGKDSDKDERGEEDSESESTHSGNNPISENEADSALPASNHVTVTRSRKESLANATKDSGHREERATGRMAGAGQAEAGRSAPKATPVGSPTERASQGDPERENPGPLVQDLLELHSKRPSHPILAAADGASPLLGLE; encoded by the exons ATGTGACATTTGCTGCGTCACCTTTCGAACACATCGAGGATTGCTACGCCACAATGCTCTTGTCCACAAACAACTTCCCAGGGACGCAATGGGAAGGCCTTTCATACAGAACAACCCTTCCATTCCTGCTGGCCTCCATGACTTAGGGTTCACCGACTTCTCCTGCAGGAAGTTTCCTCGGATTTCTCAG GCCTGGTGCGAAACAAACCTGCGAAGGTGCATCAGCGAGCAGCACCGTTTCGTCTGCGACACGTGTGACAAGGCGTTCCCCATGCTCTCCTCGCTTGCCCTACACAAGCAGACCCATGTTGCCGTGGACCAGGGACGGGAAAGGCTGCAGGCCAAGACCCTGCCTGGTGACATCCTGGACCAGAAGGTCTTCCTGGCCTTGCTGGGCCTGCAGCACACCAAAGACGTCAGGCCTGCCCCAACTGAGGAGCCCCTGCCGGATGACAACCAAGCAATACAGCTCCAGACGCTCAAGTGTCAGCTACCTCAGGACCCCGGCTGCACCAACATGCTGAGCCTGTCTCCTTTTGAAACTGCTTCCCTGGGCGGTTCTCTCACGGTCCTCCCTGCTACCAAGGAGAGCATGAAGCATCTGTCCCTGCAGCCCTTCCAGAAGGGCTTCATCATCCAGCCAGACAGTAGTATTGTGGTCAAGCCCATCTCTGGGGAGTCGGCCATCGAGCTGGCAGACATCCAGCAGATTCTGAAGATGGCAGCCTCGGCTCCCCCTCAAATCAGTCTTCCGCCTCTCTCCAAGGCCCCCGCCACCCCTCTGCAGGCGATTTTCAAGCACATGCCCCCTCTCAAGCCAAAGCCCCTGGTCGCCCCACGGACAGTGGTAGCCACCTCCACACCCCCGCCTCTCATCAATGCCCAGCAGGCCTCCCCGGGCTGCATCAGCCCcagcctccccccaccacccctgaAGCTCCTCAAAGGCTCCGTGGAGGCGGCCTCCAACGCCCACCTGCTGCAGTCCAAGTCCGGGGCCCAGCCAAACACGGCTGCGCAGCTCTTCCTGCAGCAGCCAGGTGTGGAGCTGCCGGGCCAGGCCGAGATGAAGACGCAGCTGGAGCAGGACAGCATCATCGAGGCCCTGCTGCCCCTGAGCATGGATGCCAAGATCAAGCAGGAGATAACGGAGGGAGACCTTAAGGCCATCATGACGGGCCCTGGCAGCAAGAAGACGCCGGCCATGCGTAAAGTTCTTTACCCCTGCCGCTTCTGCAACCAGGTGTTCGCCTTCTCGGGGGTGCTACGCGCACATGTGCGCTCCCACCTGGGCATCTCGCCATACCAGTGCAACATATGCGACTACATCGCCGCCGACAAGGCCGCGCTCATCCGCCACCTGCGCACACACAGCGGTGAGCGGCCCTACATCTGCAAGATCTGCCACTACCCCTTCACCGTCAAGGCCAACTGCGAGCGGCACCTGCGCAAAAAGCATCTCAAGGCCACCCGCAAGGACATCGAGAAGAACATTGAGTACGTGACCAGCAGCGCGGCCGAGATGGTGGATGCCTTCTGCTCCCCGGACACGGTGTGCCGGTTGTGCGGCGACGACTTGAAGCACTACCGCGCGCTGCGCATCCACATGCGCACGCACTGCGGCCGTGGCCTGGGCGGCTGCCCCAAGGGCCGCAAGCCCTTCGAGTGCAAGGAGTGCAGCGCCGCCTTCTCGGCCAAGCGCAACTGCGTCCACCACATCCTCAAGCAGCACCTGCACGTGCCCGAGCATGACATCGAGAGCTACGTCCTAGCGGCTGAAGGCCTGGGCCCTGCGGAAGCGCCTGCCGAGGCCTCAGGGAGGTTAGAGGAGGGCAGCGGGGCCTTTGGCGAGCGCAAGCCCCTCGCCACCTTCCTGGAGCCCCAGAATGGCTTTCTTCACGGGGGCCCCACCCAGCCTCCGCCTCCCCACATCTCGGTCAAGTTGGAGCCCGTTAGCAGCTTGGCAGTGGACTTCAACGAACCCCTGGACTTTTCCCAGAAGGGCCTGGCCCTGGTGCAAGTGAAGCAGGAAAACGCCGCCTCCTTCCTGAGCCCTTCTTCTTCAGCCCCCTATGACTGCTCCATGGAGCCCATCGACCTGTCCATCCCTAAGAACTTCAGGAGAGGAGATAAGGATACAGCTGCTCCTGGTGAAGCCAAGAAGCCTGAGCAGGAATCAGGGAGTGGGGAGCAGCCCTCACCCTGTCCACCACCATGCCCTACCCTGCCGGTGCCCGTGGGGCCCAGCGGGATCCTGGATAAACCCATGGCCCCTGCAGTGGGGACCTCGGCAACCACCATCCTGGAAACCCACACTCAGCCCTTGCAGGGCTCTGTTCAGCTTGCGGTCCCCATCTACTCCTCAGCCGTGGTCAACAGTTCTCCACTCTTGAGCAACTCTACCCTCATAAGCAGCCCAGCCTTGTTGCGGCCATTGCGCCCCAAGCCCCCCCTGCTCTTGCCAAAGCCCTCTATGACAGAAGAGCTGCCTCCGCTGGCCTCTATTGCCCAGATCATCTCATCTGTGTCCTCTGCCCCCACCTTGCTCAAAACCAAGGTGGCTGACCCAGGGCCTACCAGCACTGGCAGTAACACCACAGTTTCCGACAGCTTAGGAGGCACCATCCCCAAAGCTGCCACCGCTCCCACCGACACCGCAAGTCCAAAAGAATCCAGTGACTCACCCCCTGCTGCCAACAGCCCAGAGGCGGCCTCGCCCACCGAGCAGGGGCCAGCTGGCTTGTCAAAGAAGAGGGGCCGGAAGAAGGGGGTGAGGAGCCGGCCCCAAGCCAGCAGCGGCGGCATGGACCTGGACTCCAGTGGGGAGTTTGCCAGCATCGAGAAGATGCTGGCTACTACAGACACCAACAAGTTCAGTCCGTTTCTGCAGACCGCGGAGGACGACACTCAGGATGAGGTGGCTGGAGCGCCTGCTGAGCACAACGGGCCCAGTGATGAAGAGCAGGGCAGCCCCCCAGAAGATAAGCTGCTAAGGGCAAAGCGCAACTCCTACGCCAACTGCCTGCAGAAGATCAACTGTCCTCACTGCCCCCGGGTCTTCCCCTGGGCCAGCTCCCTCCAGaggcacatgctcacacacactg ACAGCCAGTCAGATGTGGAGATGTTGGCCACAGGAGGCGAGGTGCTGGACCTCACCTCTCGGGAGAAAGAGCAGCCAACAATGGAGGGAACCTCTGAGCCCAGCCAGGTCAAAGAAGAGCTCCCCGAAGAGGAGGTGAAGGCTGTGGACAGGGAGGAGAAGGCAGCCGAGGAGAGCCAGGAGCAGGAGGAAAAGCCTGGGGTGGAGGAGACGGAcgaggatgcagatggcccagaggAAGACACCGTCAGCAACAAGAGCCTGGACCTCAATCTCGCCAGCAAGCTGATGGGCTTCAAGCTGGCAGAGGGCGATGCTGGCAATGTGGGCAGCGGAGGCTCCACCCAGCAGGACCAGAAGCACGCCTGCGACATCTGTGGCAAGAGCTTCAAGTTCCTTGGGACCCTGAGCCGCCACAGGAAGGCCCACGGCCGCGAGGAGCCCAAGGAGGAAGGCGCGCTTCCTCGGGAGGGCCAGGAGTTGAGCAGAGCAGCCGAGGGGCCTCTGCTCAtccccaccacctcccctccGCCTGAGCCAGAGGAGAAGCCTGCCCACACCTTGGCAGTGGAGCCGCCGGCTGAGGGAGAGGCCTCGTCAGAAGCCTCCACTGAGAAGCAGAGCGAGGAGGTGGAGGGTGCCTCCGATGGGGAGGGCACAACCGAGAAGAAGTCCTCGGAGAAGAGTGACGATGACAAGAAGCCAAAGACAGACTCCCCCCGAAGCGTGGCCAGCAAGGCCGACAAGAGGAAGAAGGTCTGCAGCGTGTGCAACAAGAGGTTCTGGTCCCTGCAGGACTTGACCCGGCACATGCGGTCCCACACAG GAGAAAGGCCGTACAAATGTCAGACCTGCGAGCGAACCTTCACCTTGAAGCACAGCCTGGTTCGCCATCAGCGGGTCCACCAGAAAGCCAGGCATGCCAAACACCACGGGAAGGACAGCGACAAGGACGAGCGGGGTGAGGAGGACAGTGAGAGCGAGTCCACCCACAGTGGCAACAACCCCATCTCGGAGAACGAGGCAGATTCAGCTCTACCGGCCAGCAACCACGTGACAGTCACCCGGAGCCGGAAGGAGAGCCTGGCCAACGCCACCAAGGATTCCGGCCACAGGGAAGAGAGGGCGACGGGTCGGATGGCTGGTGCCGGCCAGGCTGAAGCGGGCCGGAGTGCTCCCAAGGCCACTCCAGTGGGTAGCCCCACGGAGCGGGCGTCTCAGGGTGACCCTGAGCGGGAGAACCCGGGGCCCCTGGTGCAAGACCTGCTGGAGCTGCACAGCAAGAGGCCGTCCCACCCCATCCTGGCCGCAGCCGACGGCGCCTCACCACTCCTGGGGCTGGAGTGA
- the RREB1 gene encoding ras-responsive element-binding protein 1 isoform X4, whose translation MSFSISVYSHMKIHEKDPNSATAAAPPSPLKRRRLSSKRKLSHDADSEKEDPAPAKKMVEDGQSGDLEKKADEVFHCPVCFKEFVCKYGLETHMETHSDNPLRCDICCVTFRTHRGLLRHNALVHKQLPRDAMGRPFIQNNPSIPAGLHDLGFTDFSCRKFPRISQAWCETNLRRCISEQHRFVCDTCDKAFPMLSSLALHKQTHVAVDQGRERLQAKTLPGDILDQKVFLALLGLQHTKDVRPAPTEEPLPDDNQAIQLQTLKCQLPQDPGCTNMLSLSPFETASLGGSLTVLPATKESMKHLSLQPFQKGFIIQPDSSIVVKPISGESAIELADIQQILKMAASAPPQISLPPLSKAPATPLQAIFKHMPPLKPKPLVAPRTVVATSTPPPLINAQQASPGCISPSLPPPPLKLLKGSVEAASNAHLLQSKSGAQPNTAAQLFLQQPGVELPGQAEMKTQLEQDSIIEALLPLSMDAKIKQEITEGDLKAIMTGPGSKKTPAMRKVLYPCRFCNQVFAFSGVLRAHVRSHLGISPYQCNICDYIAADKAALIRHLRTHSGERPYICKICHYPFTVKANCERHLRKKHLKATRKDIEKNIEYVTSSAAEMVDAFCSPDTVCRLCGDDLKHYRALRIHMRTHCGRGLGGCPKGRKPFECKECSAAFSAKRNCVHHILKQHLHVPEHDIESYVLAAEGLGPAEAPAEASGRLEEGSGAFGERKPLATFLEPQNGFLHGGPTQPPPPHISVKLEPVSSLAVDFNEPLDFSQKGLALVQVKQENAASFLSPSSSAPYDCSMEPIDLSIPKNFRRGDKDTAAPGEAKKPEQESGSGEQPSPCPPPCPTLPVPVGPSGILDKPMAPAVGTSATTILETHTQPLQGSVQLAVPIYSSAVVNSSPLLSNSTLISSPALLRPLRPKPPLLLPKPSMTEELPPLASIAQIISSVSSAPTLLKTKVADPGPTSTGSNTTVSDSLGGTIPKAATAPTDTASPKESSDSPPAANSPEAASPTEQGPAGLSKKRGRKKGVRSRPQASSGGMDLDSSGEFASIEKMLATTDTNKFSPFLQTAEDDTQDEVAGAPAEHNGPSDEEQGSPPEDKLLRAKRNSYANCLQKINCPHCPRVFPWASSLQRHMLTHTGQKPFPCQKCDAFFSTKSNCERHQLRKHGVTNCSLRRNGLIPQSKESDVGPHDSTDSQSDVEMLATGGEVLDLTSREKEQPTMEGTSEPSQVKEELPEEEVKAVDREEKAAEESQEQEEKPGVEETDEDADGPEEDTVSNKSLDLNLASKLMGFKLAEGDAGNVGSGGSTQQDQKHACDICGKSFKFLGTLSRHRKAHGREEPKEEGALPREGQELSRAAEGPLLIPTTSPPPEPEEKPAHTLAVEPPAEGEASSEASTEKQSEEVEGASDGEGTTEKKSSEKSDDDKKPKTDSPRSVASKADKRKKVCSVCNKRFWSLQDLTRHMRSHTGERPYKCQTCERTFTLKHSLVRHQRVHQKARHAKHHGKDSDKDERGEEDSESESTHSGNNPISENEADSALPASNHVTVTRSRKESLANATKDSGHREERATGRMAGAGQAEAGRSAPKATPVGSPTERASQGDPERENPGPLVQDLLELHSKRPSHPILAAADGASPLLGLE comes from the exons ATGTGACATTTGCTGCGTCACCTTTCGAACACATCGAGGATTGCTACGCCACAATGCTCTTGTCCACAAACAACTTCCCAGGGACGCAATGGGAAGGCCTTTCATACAGAACAACCCTTCCATTCCTGCTGGCCTCCATGACTTAGGGTTCACCGACTTCTCCTGCAGGAAGTTTCCTCGGATTTCTCAG GCCTGGTGCGAAACAAACCTGCGAAGGTGCATCAGCGAGCAGCACCGTTTCGTCTGCGACACGTGTGACAAGGCGTTCCCCATGCTCTCCTCGCTTGCCCTACACAAGCAGACCCATGTTGCCGTGGACCAGGGACGGGAAAGGCTGCAGGCCAAGACCCTGCCTGGTGACATCCTGGACCAGAAGGTCTTCCTGGCCTTGCTGGGCCTGCAGCACACCAAAGACGTCAGGCCTGCCCCAACTGAGGAGCCCCTGCCGGATGACAACCAAGCAATACAGCTCCAGACGCTCAAGTGTCAGCTACCTCAGGACCCCGGCTGCACCAACATGCTGAGCCTGTCTCCTTTTGAAACTGCTTCCCTGGGCGGTTCTCTCACGGTCCTCCCTGCTACCAAGGAGAGCATGAAGCATCTGTCCCTGCAGCCCTTCCAGAAGGGCTTCATCATCCAGCCAGACAGTAGTATTGTGGTCAAGCCCATCTCTGGGGAGTCGGCCATCGAGCTGGCAGACATCCAGCAGATTCTGAAGATGGCAGCCTCGGCTCCCCCTCAAATCAGTCTTCCGCCTCTCTCCAAGGCCCCCGCCACCCCTCTGCAGGCGATTTTCAAGCACATGCCCCCTCTCAAGCCAAAGCCCCTGGTCGCCCCACGGACAGTGGTAGCCACCTCCACACCCCCGCCTCTCATCAATGCCCAGCAGGCCTCCCCGGGCTGCATCAGCCCcagcctccccccaccacccctgaAGCTCCTCAAAGGCTCCGTGGAGGCGGCCTCCAACGCCCACCTGCTGCAGTCCAAGTCCGGGGCCCAGCCAAACACGGCTGCGCAGCTCTTCCTGCAGCAGCCAGGTGTGGAGCTGCCGGGCCAGGCCGAGATGAAGACGCAGCTGGAGCAGGACAGCATCATCGAGGCCCTGCTGCCCCTGAGCATGGATGCCAAGATCAAGCAGGAGATAACGGAGGGAGACCTTAAGGCCATCATGACGGGCCCTGGCAGCAAGAAGACGCCGGCCATGCGTAAAGTTCTTTACCCCTGCCGCTTCTGCAACCAGGTGTTCGCCTTCTCGGGGGTGCTACGCGCACATGTGCGCTCCCACCTGGGCATCTCGCCATACCAGTGCAACATATGCGACTACATCGCCGCCGACAAGGCCGCGCTCATCCGCCACCTGCGCACACACAGCGGTGAGCGGCCCTACATCTGCAAGATCTGCCACTACCCCTTCACCGTCAAGGCCAACTGCGAGCGGCACCTGCGCAAAAAGCATCTCAAGGCCACCCGCAAGGACATCGAGAAGAACATTGAGTACGTGACCAGCAGCGCGGCCGAGATGGTGGATGCCTTCTGCTCCCCGGACACGGTGTGCCGGTTGTGCGGCGACGACTTGAAGCACTACCGCGCGCTGCGCATCCACATGCGCACGCACTGCGGCCGTGGCCTGGGCGGCTGCCCCAAGGGCCGCAAGCCCTTCGAGTGCAAGGAGTGCAGCGCCGCCTTCTCGGCCAAGCGCAACTGCGTCCACCACATCCTCAAGCAGCACCTGCACGTGCCCGAGCATGACATCGAGAGCTACGTCCTAGCGGCTGAAGGCCTGGGCCCTGCGGAAGCGCCTGCCGAGGCCTCAGGGAGGTTAGAGGAGGGCAGCGGGGCCTTTGGCGAGCGCAAGCCCCTCGCCACCTTCCTGGAGCCCCAGAATGGCTTTCTTCACGGGGGCCCCACCCAGCCTCCGCCTCCCCACATCTCGGTCAAGTTGGAGCCCGTTAGCAGCTTGGCAGTGGACTTCAACGAACCCCTGGACTTTTCCCAGAAGGGCCTGGCCCTGGTGCAAGTGAAGCAGGAAAACGCCGCCTCCTTCCTGAGCCCTTCTTCTTCAGCCCCCTATGACTGCTCCATGGAGCCCATCGACCTGTCCATCCCTAAGAACTTCAGGAGAGGAGATAAGGATACAGCTGCTCCTGGTGAAGCCAAGAAGCCTGAGCAGGAATCAGGGAGTGGGGAGCAGCCCTCACCCTGTCCACCACCATGCCCTACCCTGCCGGTGCCCGTGGGGCCCAGCGGGATCCTGGATAAACCCATGGCCCCTGCAGTGGGGACCTCGGCAACCACCATCCTGGAAACCCACACTCAGCCCTTGCAGGGCTCTGTTCAGCTTGCGGTCCCCATCTACTCCTCAGCCGTGGTCAACAGTTCTCCACTCTTGAGCAACTCTACCCTCATAAGCAGCCCAGCCTTGTTGCGGCCATTGCGCCCCAAGCCCCCCCTGCTCTTGCCAAAGCCCTCTATGACAGAAGAGCTGCCTCCGCTGGCCTCTATTGCCCAGATCATCTCATCTGTGTCCTCTGCCCCCACCTTGCTCAAAACCAAGGTGGCTGACCCAGGGCCTACCAGCACTGGCAGTAACACCACAGTTTCCGACAGCTTAGGAGGCACCATCCCCAAAGCTGCCACCGCTCCCACCGACACCGCAAGTCCAAAAGAATCCAGTGACTCACCCCCTGCTGCCAACAGCCCAGAGGCGGCCTCGCCCACCGAGCAGGGGCCAGCTGGCTTGTCAAAGAAGAGGGGCCGGAAGAAGGGGGTGAGGAGCCGGCCCCAAGCCAGCAGCGGCGGCATGGACCTGGACTCCAGTGGGGAGTTTGCCAGCATCGAGAAGATGCTGGCTACTACAGACACCAACAAGTTCAGTCCGTTTCTGCAGACCGCGGAGGACGACACTCAGGATGAGGTGGCTGGAGCGCCTGCTGAGCACAACGGGCCCAGTGATGAAGAGCAGGGCAGCCCCCCAGAAGATAAGCTGCTAAGGGCAAAGCGCAACTCCTACGCCAACTGCCTGCAGAAGATCAACTGTCCTCACTGCCCCCGGGTCTTCCCCTGGGCCAGCTCCCTCCAGaggcacatgctcacacacactg gTCAGAAACCCTTCCCTTGTCAAAAATGCGATGCCTTCTTTTCTACCAAATCTAACTGTGAACGCCACCAGTTGCGCAAACACGGAGTTACCAACTGTTCCCTGAGAAGAAACGGGCTTATCCCCCAGTCAAAAGAGAGTGATGTTGGACCCCATGATAGCACAG ACAGCCAGTCAGATGTGGAGATGTTGGCCACAGGAGGCGAGGTGCTGGACCTCACCTCTCGGGAGAAAGAGCAGCCAACAATGGAGGGAACCTCTGAGCCCAGCCAGGTCAAAGAAGAGCTCCCCGAAGAGGAGGTGAAGGCTGTGGACAGGGAGGAGAAGGCAGCCGAGGAGAGCCAGGAGCAGGAGGAAAAGCCTGGGGTGGAGGAGACGGAcgaggatgcagatggcccagaggAAGACACCGTCAGCAACAAGAGCCTGGACCTCAATCTCGCCAGCAAGCTGATGGGCTTCAAGCTGGCAGAGGGCGATGCTGGCAATGTGGGCAGCGGAGGCTCCACCCAGCAGGACCAGAAGCACGCCTGCGACATCTGTGGCAAGAGCTTCAAGTTCCTTGGGACCCTGAGCCGCCACAGGAAGGCCCACGGCCGCGAGGAGCCCAAGGAGGAAGGCGCGCTTCCTCGGGAGGGCCAGGAGTTGAGCAGAGCAGCCGAGGGGCCTCTGCTCAtccccaccacctcccctccGCCTGAGCCAGAGGAGAAGCCTGCCCACACCTTGGCAGTGGAGCCGCCGGCTGAGGGAGAGGCCTCGTCAGAAGCCTCCACTGAGAAGCAGAGCGAGGAGGTGGAGGGTGCCTCCGATGGGGAGGGCACAACCGAGAAGAAGTCCTCGGAGAAGAGTGACGATGACAAGAAGCCAAAGACAGACTCCCCCCGAAGCGTGGCCAGCAAGGCCGACAAGAGGAAGAAGGTCTGCAGCGTGTGCAACAAGAGGTTCTGGTCCCTGCAGGACTTGACCCGGCACATGCGGTCCCACACAG GAGAAAGGCCGTACAAATGTCAGACCTGCGAGCGAACCTTCACCTTGAAGCACAGCCTGGTTCGCCATCAGCGGGTCCACCAGAAAGCCAGGCATGCCAAACACCACGGGAAGGACAGCGACAAGGACGAGCGGGGTGAGGAGGACAGTGAGAGCGAGTCCACCCACAGTGGCAACAACCCCATCTCGGAGAACGAGGCAGATTCAGCTCTACCGGCCAGCAACCACGTGACAGTCACCCGGAGCCGGAAGGAGAGCCTGGCCAACGCCACCAAGGATTCCGGCCACAGGGAAGAGAGGGCGACGGGTCGGATGGCTGGTGCCGGCCAGGCTGAAGCGGGCCGGAGTGCTCCCAAGGCCACTCCAGTGGGTAGCCCCACGGAGCGGGCGTCTCAGGGTGACCCTGAGCGGGAGAACCCGGGGCCCCTGGTGCAAGACCTGCTGGAGCTGCACAGCAAGAGGCCGTCCCACCCCATCCTGGCCGCAGCCGACGGCGCCTCACCACTCCTGGGGCTGGAGTGA